GCCCACAACAATGGCTTCAGTTACTTGGATTGCTTCTTTAATTACtaaaacccgaagtacttcaCCATCCGGCCCCAGTAGTAATTTAAGAACAGGTTGTAAAGCATCTTTGGCATTGAAATCTCTGTCTTTTCTTCCCTGTTCAAGCAAGTTTTCAAGTCTGTTCCACCTGTGGCAAACAATTTACCCAAGCTTCTGAATGAACAAAATGCAGGAGTgcaaagaaaacaagaagatgATTTAGTAATTAGGAAACTACATGCCTGAATCTCCCATCCTTGAAAAGCAGTTCAATAAGAGCATCTCTGAGATATGGATTGGGATCGGTAAGAAGCCTTTTCGCAAAATATGGATACGACGCAGCGAGCACCTTAAAATTAGGGTCAGCATACAGAGCTAAGCCTTCTAGAACAGTGAGAGACCTTAAAATCAAAGCATAATATGCAGGcactgtaaaaaaaaatgaaaaactgtTGGACCCAACGCCAAAGAAATCATAACCTAAGAAAATTTATCTGAAGACACAGGACACAAAGACAAGTTTGTTTCTCCAGAGACAACAATCTGTCAGCATTATGAGATAAATTTGGCATGAATGACGTCAAGGAAATAGGTAGTCACCGTTAAATGGGAATTGGTAGAGAACAGCgcccaagccatccacaatcGTTTTAAAGTTGAGCTCGCTCACAGTTGAATTGAGTGCATCATCAAAGAAATTCCTCAAAGCTGGCACAATAGGAGTAACATCTACATCCGGAGACAAAAAGTCCAGAGCATAGTAATCACGAGCCATGGCTTCATAATCTCGATTGACCATATGAACGACATGACCAATTATGGCAGATCTAGCTTGCTCAGGAGTCTCACTCATCATTCCAAAGTCAAGAAAAGCAAGCTTTCCGTCAGGCGTTGCTAAGAGATTCCCCGGATGGGGATCTGCATGAAAGTAGCCGTACTCAAGCAGCTGCCTAAGACTGCACTGTATGCCAGTGTTCACTAAATCCAAAACTTTGAGCCCTTGTCTTTCGATGGCTTCTTGCTCGTTTAGTTTCACTCCTTCAACCCACTCCATAGTCAGCACCTTTCCACTTGTGTAGTCCCAGAAAATATCTGGAACGAGGACATCTGCTTTGTCCGCATACAGCTTTTTAAATCTCCTAGCGTTTTGCCCCTCCTGCAGAAACATATGACAGAGTTATACTTGATACAATCTAAACATGACGGATAATAGCAAAAAAGTACTctgagtctcattttttggTTAAATATGTCCCAACAAAAACTTTCCATACAAAACTGTCTCTAAATTGTAGAAGATGTTGAAGTACTCTAGATCAGTTCGTTCGGAAGTCTTTAGTTTGGAGATCCTTAacttaaaattgaaacttttaaGTTACTACCTTTCTTAGCTATTAGAATAACACATTTTTGTTAAAACCCTAGAATAGTGagacaaaatcaaatatttacaTTACACCACATTGAAATGTTCATACAACATCCAGCATTTTCGTTAAAACGCTAGAACAGTAGGGGCTCAACATTGCATTTTATACAAAAACAACAAACCTATGTGCACGATAAACATCATCCAGAACTACTAACCTGTACATAATTCAGCTCCTGATAAACTCTTCGAGCAAATTCATCAACGAGAGCAACAACATCACTAGTAACAATGTCGACATACTTGTTTATGAGGAAACCAACGCCTCTGATCAGGTAAAAGTCAAGACCAATAGCCTCTTCAATGCCAGGCCTTTGCACCTTGACAGCAACAACCTGGCCCGAGTAGTTCAACCGGGCCTTGTAAACCTGGCCCAAACTAGCAGCAGCAATCGGAGATGCAGAGATTGATGAGTAAACCGAATCAAGCGAACATCCCAACTCTCTCTCAATGCACGAAAAAGCTTGTTCATCCGGAAATGTTGGCAAAGCATCCTTCaccaacaaaataacaaagttGAAACTTGACAACAACAGGGTAATTACGCTATTCATACCAAATGCTTCCTCATTGTTTCATGTTGGTACAAAAAGATTGAAATTTGCATAAATGATACAAAAAGGTTCCATTAAAGATCATCACATCATTGTTCCATCTTGGTACAAAAACTGTGTATATTGTTTCGTGTTTTGTGCATCACGTAGGTAAAGAGTCGAGTACGTCTAGACACGGATAACTAACCGAATGTATGGAAAGTAGTAGTAcaaatttaaatctttgtGCACCAACATAAAACCTTTAATGGAGTagaagaaaagggaaaagtgaaagaaagaagaaatagaAATGGTGTGTACCTGCAGCTGAGAAAGCTCCTCAATGTAAAGGGGTGGGCACAAATCGGGGCGGGTGGATAGACCTTGTCCGATTTTGACAAAAGTGGGGCCCAATCGAGTGAAAGTATTCCTAAGATTGGCGGCTCGGCGCCTCTGGTTCTGATCGAGGCGGCCCTGGAGCTGGTCCAGCCACAAAGCAAAGGCGAAGGAGCCCAGCCCTGCAAAAATCTCGAAAGCCCTCTGAGCCACCTTGATTGGGCGGGAGCCGTATTTGGTGGACAGAAGCTCCGCGCTGTAGACAGAAGCATCCGCGGCTCGAGCCATTGCCGCCGCCTCGGCTTGCATATCATCGGCTCGGTCTCTGAAAGAGTCTCTCAATCGGGCAACACTTACCTCCTCTAGTGATCGGGGGGGCTTCGCCGCCTCCACCAGAGCCGCTCGCGGCGGACGTCGTCGTCGGCCTGTCCTCTGGCCCCAACTCAAACTGGCCGGACCCACGACAGAGATTGCGGCGGTACTCATCGAatcaatttggtccaaaataaATGCCAgtagggagtagtaaataaagaaacaagcatgaattatgattttttcttGTGGGTGTGACGTGTTCGCATCAACAACCCAACTTCACATTGCATATCTATTCTAATGGGTCCCGCCGCTGAATCAAAACTAGCCTCTAATTGCCAGAATTTGTAGAATTTGTGCATTTCTTGCTTCTGGATTGCGGCGATTCAGATTTGAGCAGGATCTGGACGGAAAGATTTTTGACACACTATCatgttttattgtttccattcacccaattttatataataaggagtaataaaagattaaaatgaaaagataacaaaaatgaaagaatgataagagataaaataagagaaaatataataattatgcaAACAAAACCGCCCTTGAATTTTGTCAAAAACGTTCAAGTACTCTTGACAGTTTcgtttgaaaatttatgacaaTCTTAACTGCAAATTGAAACTTATATGCTTGTAGAATTTTTTAGTTAGATGGGAATATTATCGTTAAACACtagacaaaagaaaatatttaggaCTTTACGATATTACTTTATGCAACATTAATACACCCAATAGGCAATATTTAGGACTTTACGATATTACTTTATGCAACATTAATACACCCAATAGGCAATATTTAGGACTTTACGATATTACTTTATGCAACATTAATACACCCAATAGGCAATAGTGATTCTATGAATGATATTTTCgtaaaaaaacacaatttgtaattatatatataaaaccatatacaatttttaccatattgcaagaaaagagaaaagaagcacaaaatggaaataaatgaCATAGCAAAaggtttctctctcttcctcgAAATATAAAAGTTGTACCTCTGCCGATGTACAACCTCTCCAAGCAACACTCCTCCGCAGCTCCTTcacctgaaaaaaaaaatcacatttattTCTCCTCTTCCAATTAATCCCAAATTCCCCTTGAAGACGAGTACCCGAAACCCTACTCAATGTCGTCCACCACGAGCGTCCACGTGACGGCGCTGGACGGCCTGGTGAACGTGAACTCCCTCTTCACCATCGCCGTCTTCGTGGGGCTCTCTCTGGCGACGCCGGGGCAGCACAGCCTCGAGAACCGCTCCGCCTGCGACGCCGGCGTCGACATCGCGAAGAAGCTGCTGGTGTTCGAGGTGGTTTCCTTCAGCTTCTTCCTGTTCTCGTCGCTGGTGGCCCAGGGGCTGAAATTGGCGATCAATTTGCTGAACAGCAAGGACGTGGACGAGATATTTAGGGCTCACATAAATCTGAAGGTGCTGAGATTTGGGATGATGGCGTCGGCGATTGGATCGGTGATGGGATGCTTGTTCCTGATGCTGTCGATGGTGAATGTGATTCAGATCAGGCTCGGGATGCTTTCGTGTGGGAGCAAATCGGCCGTGCACGCTGTGGCGGCGTTGATTGTTTTAGTCACTTCTGCTCTTCTGGTTTACATCTCTACCGCCGTCTATGCTTTCCTGCACTGATCGGGGAAGATGATGTTATATCTCGTTGAGTTACTATGTTTTATATAGTCATTTTTGTAAGCTTTTAACTCATAATGGCTTCAATTTTGTTATGATGTTGCGTCTTGTATTTCAGTTTGTTTTAATTGGTTTTCGTTGACAATGGTGtctcatgttttatttttgggattGATGTTGCGGCTTGTATTGCAGTGCGTAGTGAGTTTCGTTAATATTACTGAAACATAGGGCCTTCTTGGTATGGAAAGTGATTCCTACTTCtattctattcatttgcttggtGTGAATGGATAAAAATGCAAAGGAAATCCaaggaaattgacatttcattcatatcttcattccattccaatctccatttcattccatcataccaagcatgCCCAATATAGTATTAGCTAAAATCTACAGAAGAGATCTTCAATTCTCTGTCCTTCCTCAATTCACTCCGCCCACTCTTTCCCCAATCCTAGGAGCTCAACATGGAGAAATCACGGAAATCTGAAACCTACGTCTCTTCAACTCTAATTCATGATGAcgaagaaaatagaaaaaggacgACGTCGTTCCTGTCCAGTATCCCGGCGATCGATGC
The genomic region above belongs to Salvia hispanica cultivar TCC Black 2014 chromosome 3, UniMelb_Shisp_WGS_1.0, whole genome shotgun sequence and contains:
- the LOC125211225 gene encoding protein ACTIVITY OF BC1 COMPLEX KINASE 3, chloroplastic-like → MSTAAISVVGPASLSWGQRTGRRRRPPRAALVEAAKPPRSLEEVSVARLRDSFRDRADDMQAEAAAMARAADASVYSAELLSTKYGSRPIKVAQRAFEIFAGLGSFAFALWLDQLQGRLDQNQRRRAANLRNTFTRLGPTFVKIGQGLSTRPDLCPPLYIEELSQLQDALPTFPDEQAFSCIERELGCSLDSVYSSISASPIAAASLGQVYKARLNYSGQVVAVKVQRPGIEEAIGLDFYLIRGVGFLINKYVDIVTSDVVALVDEFARRVYQELNYVQEGQNARRFKKLYADKADVLVPDIFWDYTSGKVLTMEWVEGVKLNEQEAIERQGLKVLDLVNTGIQCSLRQLLEYGYFHADPHPGNLLATPDGKLAFLDFGMMSETPEQARSAIIGHVVHMVNRDYEAMARDYYALDFLSPDVDVTPIVPALRNFFDDALNSTVSELNFKTIVDGLGAVLYQFPFNVPAYYALILRSLTVLEGLALYADPNFKVLAASYPYFAKRLLTDPNPYLRDALIELLFKDGRFRWNRLENLLEQGRKDRDFNAKDALQPVLKLLLGPDGEVLRVLVIKEAIQVTEAIVVGSAIESYKLVPDVIRTLVFNINGTTSPFVMNSAEQESMMELRAQVFRIWELLRSSDNFDPSIFQPILQVLQEPEARQLGGRVAGGITQRLAARLLQQVLRDPPAATSPTL
- the LOC125211229 gene encoding uncharacterized protein LOC125211229, giving the protein MSSTTSVHVTALDGLVNVNSLFTIAVFVGLSLATPGQHSLENRSACDAGVDIAKKLLVFEVVSFSFFLFSSLVAQGLKLAINLLNSKDVDEIFRAHINLKVLRFGMMASAIGSVMGCLFLMLSMVNVIQIRLGMLSCGSKSAVHAVAALIVLVTSALLVYISTAVYAFLH